In the Maniola hyperantus chromosome 13, iAphHyp1.2, whole genome shotgun sequence genome, tgggaactctttggttttccgggataaaaagtagcttatgtccttccccgggatgcatgctatctctgtaccaaatttcgccaaaatcggttaaacggttgggccatgaaaggctagcagacagacagacagacacactgtcgcatttataatattagtatggatgtgaatACCTAAACCATGGTTAATTGCTGGTGAAATTTGACAAAAGTGTAATGGATATCCGTATTCGTATCCGCAACTGCGGAGCATCTATTGCATTTAGACATCCGCTTCGGTGATCGTCCTAACTTCTAtgatgacgacctccctggcgcagtggtaagcgctgtggccttattagtgggaggtcccgggttcgattcctggcagggattaggaatttaataatttctaaatctggtctggtctggtggcaggcttcggccgtggctagttaccaccctaccggcaaagccgtgtcgccaagcgattttgcgttccagtacgatgccgttgagaaaccaaaggggcatgggtttattaaaaactgccataccccttccaggttagcccgcttcgatcttagactgcatcgtcacttaccaccaggtgagattgcagtcaagggctaacttgtatctgaataaaaaaaaaagatggttTGGCTCCACTATCGCGAGCTAAGCTGAAGCTACGAGGTTGTCGAGGTCTGAGAAGGCCTTAACAAATTCAGCTGGATAAATATCCAGCTACCGGGGCATAAAaatctattaggtacctatactacctacctactaggtattcttattttataaacatcTCTTTTTTTAGGAAATTAAAGAATTCGAAGAAATTACAATTCCGACAACGAATGCTGAATCTTATTCCAAAACATTGCATCAGGTAATCGATATATCgatgaaaattgtaattttatcgAACAAACAGGTACGGTGTTTTATCTAAGTTCCTCTTTTCAGATGTTTGTAAATTTAGACCTTTACCGACGTCCAATTTTGGCCGCAGAAAATGAAGATTTTGTGGCCAATGTTAACAGAAAGGTAATGTAAaagattattaattatctaagtCAGTCTTTCAGAGACGAATAGGATAGGTAATTttctaattataaataatatctgtcccgcctgtactcacgtgtttagtcgactagtttcgaacccatccgtggTCCTTTATcaagttcgcgcacgcgccgcggttgtgactgcgggccgcgtactgtacgttgcGCACATAAAACGCGCTAACGCTTATCGGTACACTCACTACTATAACCAGCGCTGAACGGTCATCGTGAAATACTACATCTGAAGTCTACCATTTTAGGAAATGCGTAGATTGGAGCTATCTTGGCTTCGAAGCCGAGAAAAGGAATTACAACGAGAGAGGAGACTCCTCCACGCTCAACTCCTGAGAATACGATCTCTTTATTCACAAATGCAACAGCTGTTAGGTAAGTTTGCAGCAATTTTTTCTAATATAGTATCTTGAAAGACCAGTAGCTATGTACCTAATCTTACGTACTGTACCTGTGGTGTAATTTACCTAATTTTGATTATCAATTGAGCAAATTTAGAAATATTATCTAGGTAGATAATATTTCTAAAGCTCTGATCAAGTTTTTCTGGTAGCAGATTTTACTTCCCTATCGgcaaatttagaatttgttacTAGTAGTGAGTCTTCCAACTTCAATTCAAATCAAATGCTAGCCAATTATGGcaataggtaaaaaaataatagccattttttgtacctactctaTGAAAAACTGTATGAAAGCTAAATGTTCCTTTGTTCCTAACCTTCAAGTAAAGACTAAAGAGTgattaggcatcttctagatctaggcaaacgcgctccatcttaggcaggtctgattgcagccaagcgctagtctataaattaaaaaaaatgtattttgtataatattgaaATGAAAGAAGGTTTTATACAGTAGCCCTATGGAGTGACGACCAACGCCCAGATCCGAATCTAGAAGAGGAATTCGAACGAGCTCATTCGTTGCGCGATGCCCTCGCCAGCATCAGCATGCGATTGAGAGCAGCCGTGGAATACGCACATTCTGGACTTCGGCTACTTGATGATGCACTCCCGGCTTGGAAACTTGCTTCTATGGGAAAGTAAGTTGCTATACAATCCATCAGCTTGCATACACCAAATGTTTGACATAGACGTCCAGAAAGCGCTACCGAACATGGTCCTCCGCCTTTCTAGTTATCCACCCGTTGGACCAAGGAATTAAGAAGGTGGCAGGAAGGGGTGGATGAggtaaaactatttatttttcttttgtattctCAATtctgtataagtaggtaataatgtGGAATTTATCGCTTTTCTTCTTTGTATTACAATGAAGGTTGATTCTAGGCCGGAAGTTTTTTTCCAGATCCTTTTCGTTTATTACGTAGGTAGCAGAGACAAAATAACAAACTATGTTATACCAATGGAGGCATACACCTAAGTTTAATCTTAATGCCAGCTCGTAAATGTATTATATATGACGATTAGAAAAGTGTCAACCCCAGTAAACTTAATTTCATTATCAGAATACTTTTGTGTACAGAGACCCCGATtgcataaaaatcttttttatttgagAATATTTATTGTTTCTACATGACCACATTTAGATGTACTAGTAGTTCAGAACGTACTTTCAATCTAATCTTCAAGTAAATCACAGAAGTGGATGGGAGCGGACCACAGCTTGCGGTGATGCATGCAAGCTACTAGTACGCGCGCGGTGTCAAGAGCGTGGTGCTAGAAGAGTCTTGGTGGCATCCGCTGCGCCGAGAGCAGCACGGGCTCTACGATTGGCCTTGGACTACGCTTTCACTGATACCATGCATGATCATAAGTAAGTCAGTCAAACCCATTAATGACCACCATgatggctaatattcccctttcccttccaactaagGAGTAgactacgacaatagtgcaacgggtggggtttgaacggCGACCTtgcagatttcagtccgctccttctATGAGTACCCTTCCTTATGATCTCCCATATATggccttctcgttctgagaggagattcgtgctcaggagtgagccggcgaagggttgatgatgatgatttgttgAAAAAACCAACAGTTAACAAAGGATCCCAatgtgctggaatagcgaccgtGCACCAGGAAGAGCACTGTTAGCAaactcccactaggtggatacaAGATTAAGACGCAATGAGTCGCTGGATACATTAGGGGATACACGGTCGCGGCACAaaactgtggcgtgtggaagtccctataaaaACTGACGTTCGACGGCTATTTTATCTAGATTACTAAGATATTTGCTGTTTTAGTAAGGAGCTAAACGATTTAAATACTAAAATGGGATATTAATTCAATAACATATTGTATTTAAATGGTGTTTGTTACAGATATCAAAGAACAACGGAAGTATTTTTGCAATTTAAGGAAGCTCTCGTACAATTAGTGAATTCGATCCATCAGGTAAATATCtatttgcaataataataataatgatgattgatACAAATGTATGTACTTATGTTTATTAAAACTTGTTAAGATCGTtaaatttatttctattttacagGTTCTCCTCAATAATGTAGAAAACTTATCTGTCgctgaaaaagaattagcagAAAGCAGAAGAAAACTTCGAGCAGCAAGAGCCAACGATATTGTCAAAAGAGGCCTCGCTGATTTAAAGTATGAATCATCTACTCTGGAACGCTTAAAGGGCACACCTAAAAATACTTGACTGTGTAAAAATCTAACTTATGTGGAGAAGATAAAATTTAGCAGATCTTAAGATGATCTCACCATTGATTTGATCAACTCAGTTCAACCTTTTTTTCTCAGTTAGGTAGTAACCTACCACAGTTCAGTAAGATTGTGATACAAAGGGTAGGTATTCATGATTGATATTGTCTTTGAATTAAGCAATGAAGTTGTTGTATAAATAAAAGTCATTGTTTATATAAAACAcaatcaaattttattaaatatcaaaTATTGTATTGTCTAACACGATTCCTTAACTATCATGTTTCACATCAATATCATATTATAAtggcataataattataatacggTTAATACATTTCAAGGACAAAAGTACAGATGACAGTGAACAGGATAGAATGGTTAAAAATATAGCAAATGTATCACATAATTGTTACgaactaaaattttataatacagTTTATAGTACAAGTATAGTAAAAGTTAATAAGAGTTTTCTCAATCCATATTGTCATGAAGGAACAAGATgtagataaatatattaaatacaaaatagaatttatagaaaatattaataacaGTCGATAGGCAGATAGCATTTTATGTTTTACAAAATCATCATAGAATGAAATGAATTGACGATGAAATGAAAGATACGAAATAATGAAATCAAGACAAGAATGAAAACATCTTAAAtcttacgaaagaagtaagcaCGAAGAACACACTCACATCATAAATACATACTTGACACAATACATGGGCTTAAATGCAAAATCTACGAAAAATGTAATACATGATTATGACCAAATATTACCATGGGGAATATTAGCGCTTAAAATCTATCGTTACATTAATTTTGTGCGCCAAAGCCCTAAGAGTTGTTGATGATACTTGTAAGCGTTGGTATAATATCGACAATGGGCATGAAGTCTACTTCTGATGACGACCTAGTTTCATGAAGACGATTTATATTTAACACTGATATGTTATAAATGATGTGTCACGTCTGTTTTGGTCGCTATTGACTAGTCTTGCAAATCTTATTTAATACAGTTCCTCAGATTATTCTTTCCTTATAACATAAAACTAATTGAAACAAAAATTATAACAGATATAAATAATTAGGACTACTTGTGCATTAAATAGTTTGATTGGCTTAAAAATAGCATTTATTTCATATCAAAATATAATTCTTtgataaaacttatttttatagaccgagatttttaaatattttagcaaAATAAAGCTGTTGCTGATCGCAGTAAACACCAAGTTATTACTTAATAAACTGTAGTTTTTgacgaataaataaaagttaaaatcaCCAATTTGGAGTCCCACCCTAACATCATAATACTTTCGACCATCTCTAAGCTAAGTAAGACGAATTCTAAAGCTACTATTGTAGCTAGAGCTAGTAATATTGTCAATCCGTAAAGCCCCATCGAGTTGCGGCTATTATTTTCGCAtgaaaatgtcgtaaaaatcgTCTAAATTAGCATATTCATATAAGTACGTCGTAAAAACATGGAAGCACTCATGCGGACAGACTGATCGCTGGCTGTTACATTCACACTACCCAAACACATGTAAGTACTTAAACCGTGTTATTTTAGTGATAAGAACTATTTTCTGATATGATACGGTTATAATTTACAGTTGAGTATTTTAATCGCACAGTGAAATAACacgaaatatttttaaagaaaaaaatgatGTTACACATCGCATAATATctggtaataataaaatgtattaaagttcaaaataacTTACTACCCTAAGAAtagataacaaaaaaaaaacaatttatggaatgtaataataataaaacaggtAACAAAGTCAAAAATCCGTGACGTCGTGTTGAACCTGAAATCTGCGGAATCGCACATTCAGGATAAGCTGTAGCCAATTGTTCAAGTCATAGTTGTCTTAAACTTTGGTAACAGATTTCATTTTCCTACTCCTTAAGCACCTGTcaacaaaattcaaataatttagaaaacaatgaaatactTAGGTTTAAAAGTGGCCAAAGATTTTGTTTGGTTTATAACCCACTAGCATATGCTTGCAACTTTGTCTGCGTAAACTACGTTTTCAAACCcgttttactcccttaggggttgaattttcaaaaatcctttcttagcggacgtctacgtcataatagctacctgtatgtcaaatttcagcccgatccgtccaatagtttgagctgtgcgttgatagatcagttagtcagcttttccttttgatataagtataataacttatatgtattatataataacttaTAAGATTTAATAGATACCTGAGTACTCCACGATAAAGCATGAATGCGCCATACAAACTAAGGAAAATAGTTGCTGTCCACACCACTGCCAATACTGAACTTGTTCCCTCTgtcaaaaaacatatttttactaacaaattaaTATGAGAATGCAACATTCAGTCAAATGCTTCACTTAGATCTCAAGAATTAGAGCAGTGTATCATGGTAAAAGTCATGGTAACCGTCGCCGCTGTGGCACCCCAAGGTAGGATTCCGGTCCGTTTATTTAGAGCACAGTTACCATCCATCATCGTCAAGGGCATGATAACAGTCGCAGCTGGGGTAGTCCAAGGCAGAACTCTCGGTTCGTTACGTCAAAGAATAGTTAGTTAATACTCCGTGTTACACTCCACGATTGCCATCGCGGCTGGGGTATCCTAAGTTAGGTTTCTTGGTTCATTAGTTTTGAGCGCAGTTACCAGTTTATCCATCATAGTAAACTGTGACTGTTATGATAACAGTCACAGCTGGGGTAGCCCAAGGTAGGTCTCTCGTTCCGTTAAGTTAGAGCATTGTTATTAATGAATGATCGCGATCGCGGCTGGGATATCTCAAGGTAACCCTTTTTTAAAGATGAATCCCCCTAGTTTAGAGATTAGTTACCAATGTATCCGTCATGGTAGACATCGTGGTCACGATCGCGGCCAAGCCAGGCGCGACGTGGTTTCTCTTCCCTTGGTTCTACGGCGAGCAAGTCGGGAATTTCGTCCGCTTCCCCAGTGCAATTCGCCCATTCAATTGTTATATATCTGTAGAATGTCCAGTTGAATTTATAAAACTTGAAATCTTTAGCTTCACAAACAGAATTCCAAATGAACGAATAGCGCAAAACTGAGCTTTAGGTTAATTCGTTTTGGATTTTCTCATAGAAGGTAAAGGTAAAGGTAAAGGTACATAgaagaaaatttaaaagttcGACAAATAATACTATGTTAGAAATAAAGTTACACGAGAAAATACAAGGTCGGTTGGAAGACCTTACCCGAAATCGGGTAATTTTACTtgtctttataatttttttttaaagatttaaggATTAGTTCCACAGTAAAAATCGTTATAATGATATAAACTGGGTTGTAAATTTTAAAACCTTTTTGGTTAGCAGTAGGACCCTCTTTGTGATTTTAGGGAGTTACCTCGAAGAAGTCCTACAAGCTCGTCGCGGAGGGACAAGCAGTTGTCGGGTGCGGGATCTAGCACCGCCACGGCACGGTCCCCAGGAGCCCCACGGTCCAGGCTGGCCTAGTTCCGACTCCTTGCAACCACACTCTGATTCGCATTCTTCGTCTTCCTGTTAATCAAAGCAGAATATTTATAAAGCTTTGCTTAAAAATcatcgatatacctacctacataaggATAAAGGCAATTGAGAAATTACGTACCTAACTAAATGCTGGAAGCTTGTAACGTGTACGGTTTAAGGTCaaagaagagaaaaagagaAGAGGTAGTTTTATAAACCAACAATTTGGAACTTAACAAACCCACTTCCAGCCTTCCTGCTGGAAGGACTTTGACTTTTTTGGTACTTTTTGGGCCTCCCGTCATCACTACCTACTATTGAAAACTCGCTAGGTTGCAATCTAAATATAATTGCAACTAGTCTCTAAACTGAACTTTTTAGTCTAGTCTTCTGAATGGCTAATTCTCATTATTGTgttaaatctatactaatattacaaatgcgaaagtgtgtttatttgtttgtttgtccttcctacacgccctaactaagcaaccaatcgacttcaTTTTTGGCATTCTCTATGCCAGAAAGAAAATGGCAGCATAGAAAggatcataggctactttttatgccggaaaatcaaaaagtgtccacgggatttttaaaaacctaaatccacgcgagcatCAATCAGCTAGTCATATTATAAGATAGCCATGGGCGCAAAAAGTGCAAAAGCCAAAATATACCCATAAGCTTTAATTATGGCATATTCAAGTTACCTGATGATGCAAAGGCGGTGCTACGATACGACCGGGTAAAGCAGATGCACATCGCCAAGGTTCTAGATAAGCCTCGGATGTTGGTTCATCAGTGACGCTGGTGAGCTCGCATCGCGCGTGAGACAGTTTGACGCCCCAACCGCAAGCGTTGTCTGCTTCTTCGCCTGATGATGTCTGAAATGTTTGCAGAAACTTTCTAACTCATTGTAGCCATAAACACAGTTGGAGTTTGTTGtgtgtacttaatattatggatTCACTATCCTcatggatcatcatcatcatcataattaacccatcaccggctcactacacagcacaggtctcctttcagagtgaaaagggttttggccaaagtTTACGCC is a window encoding:
- the synr gene encoding uncharacterized protein synr, whose protein sequence is MGCIASSRRVDVTTMPNSSWRDALGKETVLAALARLDQDIANSEKFYPAQRLAVISAELGSIQQEIKEFEEITIPTTNAESYSKTLHQMFVNLDLYRRPILAAENEDFVANVNRKEMRRLELSWLRSREKELQRERRLLHAQLLRIRSLYSQMQQLLVALWSDDQRPDPNLEEEFERAHSLRDALASISMRLRAAVEYAHSGLRLLDDALPAWKLASMGKSGWERTTACGDACKLLVRARCQERGARRVLVASAAPRAARALRLALDYAFTDTMHDHKYQRTTEVFLQFKEALVQLVNSIHQVLLNNVENLSVAEKELAESRRKLRAARANDIVKRGLADLKYESSTLERLKGTPKNT